In the Populus trichocarpa isolate Nisqually-1 chromosome 1, P.trichocarpa_v4.1, whole genome shotgun sequence genome, one interval contains:
- the LOC7477827 gene encoding mavicyanin, with protein sequence MVNLRSPRFLVLYAFQFLVLVQIQVSCYQYKVGDLDAWGIPTSANPQVYTYWSKYHTLKIGDSLLFLYPPSQDSVIQVTRENYNSCNLTDPILYMNNGNSLFNITAYGDFYFTSGVQGHCQKKQKLHISVPGNGSASAYSPSYGPSALPDSAPSYPTVFGSIPLPPSSSPLNRFSILLSFIIGAGIWAIIM encoded by the exons ATGGTCAATCTTAGAAGTCCTAGATTCCTAGTCCTATATGCATTTCAGTTTCTTGTGCTGGTGCAAATCCAAGTCTCCTGTTACCAGTACAAGGTTGGAGATTTAGATGCTTGGGGTATCCCTACTTCAGCAAATCCGCAAGTGTACACCTACTGGTCCAAATACCATACCTTGAAGATTGGGGATTCTCTCT TGTTCTTGTATCCACCAAGTCAAGATTCTGTGATTCAAGTCACACGAGAAAACTACAACTCCTGCAACCTGACAGATCCCATCTTGTACATGAACAATGGCAACTCTTTATTTAACATCACTGCATATGGGGACTTCTACTTCACGAGCGGAGTTCAAGGGCATTGTCAAAAGAAGCAGAAGCTACACATATCTGTGCCTGGCAATGGTTCAGCATCAGCATACTCTCCCTCTTATGGTCCTAGTGCATTGCCTGACTCCGCACCCTCTTACCCTACCGTGTTTGGCAGTATCCCATTACCACCTTCTTCTTCACCATTAAACAGATTTTCAATCTTGTTATCATTCATTATAGGAGCAGGTATTTGGGCAATAATCATGTGA
- the LOC7477828 gene encoding N6-adenosine-methyltransferase MT-A70-like has protein sequence MEIHPNKNQNNNGEDKTVATIKNLRSGLESRIETQHKTQLDLLASLQDLVPNIVSSLDLSLQIVSSFNNKPFTPTPPLPASTSRAHLEIGSNSRNPNDPRANIDSRPEILGESSKLERKDGNFDGDGAESGSPLAVVRVMVAECLLQRVPFNPIDSSTVLRKLENDQNATEAEKAAIREVGGESGAILAVEMALRSMAEENRGIELEEFVVSGKSRVMVLNIDRNRLVKELPESAQYTQNLELSGSSDFNQNQSSGIGNNVNSNGGVDVNGNGVYGIGGPVVMQRPLMGDMWMGGGGDMWPRGGMMGPRGMMMGPRGMMQRPPMPLPMQSQQQKQRSEEDEMKDLEALLNKKSFREMQKSKTGEELLDLIHRPTARETAVAAKFKTKGGSQLKEYCSALTKEDCRRQCGSFIACEKVHFRRIIAPHTDVSQGDCSFLDTCRHMKTCKYVHYELDPTPDVSPMAMGAAALPPPKALKPQRAEYCSEVELGEPQWINCDIRNFKMEILGQFGVIMADPPWDIHMELPYGTMADDEMRNLNVPVLQTDGLIFLWVTGRAMELGRECLELWGYKRVEEIIWVKTNQLQRIIRTGRTGHWLNHSKEHCLVGIKGNPEVNRNIDTDVIVAEVRETSRKPDEMYPLLERISPRTRKLELFARMHNTQAGWMSLGNQLEGVRLVDEGLRARFKAAYPDVVVQPSSPPRASAMEIDSTASQMRSPFSVTESKSMATQFADRAAPETVYTSEEKPMALDAVMAG, from the exons ATGGAGATTCATCCAAACAAGAACCAAAACAACAATGGTGAAGACAAAACAGTAGCAACAATAAAAAACCTACGTTCCGGACTAGAATCAAGAATAGAAACCCAACATAAAACCCAACTTGACTTATTAGCTTCTCTTCAAGATTTAGTCCCCAACATTGTATCCTCTCTTGACCTGTCCTTACAAATTGTCTCTTCTTTCAATAACAAACCCTTCACCCCAACACCACCACTACCAGCTTCAACATCAAGAGCCCACCTTGAAATTGGATCAAATTCAAGGAATCCCAATGACCCACGAGCTAATATTGACTCAAGACCTGAAATTTTGGGTGAAAGTTCGAAACTTGAGAGAAAAGATGGAAACTTTGACGGTGATGGGGCTGAGAGTGGGAGTCCATTGGCTGTTGTGAGAGTAATGGTGGCTGAATGTTTGCTTCAAAGGGTGCCTTTTAATCCAATTGATTCGTCAACTGTTTTGAGGAAGTTGGAGAATGATCAGAATGCGACCGAGGCCGAGAAGGCGGCGATTAGGGAGGTTGGAGGTGAGTCTGGGGCGATTCTGGCGGTGGAAATGGCTTTGAGGTCAATGGCGGAAGAGAATCGTGGGATTGAGCTTGAGGAGTTTGTGGTAAGCGGCAAGTCTAGAGTTATGGTATTAAATATTGATAGAAACCGGTTAGTTAAAGAATTGCCTGAAAGTGCACAATATACACAGAATTTAGAATTGTCAGGTTCTAGTGATTTTAATCAGAATCAGAGTAGTGGGATTGGTAATAATGTTAATAGCAATGGCGGGGTTGATGTGAATGGTAATGGGGTTTATGGGATTGGAGGGCCGGTTGTGATGCAAAGGCCATTGATGGGGGACATGTGGATGGGTGGCGGTGGGGATATGTGGCCTAGGGGAGGGATGATGGGACCTCGAGGGATGATGATGGGGCCGCGAGGGATGATGCAGAGGCCGCCTATGCCTTTGCCAATGCAATCGCAGCAGCAAAAGCAAAGGAGTGAAGAGgatgaaatgaaggatttggagGCTTTGCTGAATAAGAAGTCATTTAGGGAAATGCAGAAATCAAAGACTGGTGAGGAGCTTTTGGACCTCATTCATCGACCTACTGCGAGAGAAACTGCCGTGGCTGCTAAG TTCAAAACCAAAGGTGGTTCTCAGCTAAAGGAGTATTGTTCGGCTCTAACAAAAGAGGACTGTAGACGTCAATGTGGTTCCTTTATTGCATGTGAGAAG GTTCATTTTCGTCGAATTATTGCTCCTCATACTGACGTGAGTCAAGGGGACTGTTCTTTTCTTGACACTTGCCGCCACATGAAG ACTTGCAAGTATGTCCATTATGAGCTTGACCCAACACCGGATGTGTCTCCTATGGCAATGGGTGCTGCAGCACTTCCTCCCCCCAAAGCTTTAAAGCCCCAGCGTGCTGAATATTGTTCAGAAGTAGAACTTGGCGAACCGCAATGGATTAATTGTGATATTCGTAATTTCAAAATGGAGATTTTAGGTCAATTTGGAGTTATCATGGCTGATCCACCATGGGACATTCATATGGAACTGCCTTATGGAACAATGGCTGATGATGAAATGCGCAACCTCAATGTCCCTGTGTTGCAAACTGATGGTCTAATTTTTCTTTGGGTTACTGGACGTGCTATGGAGCTTGGACGTGAATG TTTAGAACTTTGGGGGTACAAGCGTGTTGAAGAGATTATTTGGGTAAAGACCAATCAACTTCAGCGAATAATTAGAACAGGTAGAACAGGGCATTGGCTTAACCACAGTAAGGAACATTGCCTTGTTGGAATAAAGGGAAATCCAGAAGTAAACAGGAACATTGACACTGACGTCATAGTTGCTGAGGTTCGAGAGACAAGTCGTAAGCCAGACGAG ATGTACCCTCTGCTGGAGAGGATAAGTCCCAGGACAAGGAAGCTGGAGCTGTTTGCTCGCATGCACAACACTCAAGCAGG CTGGATGTCCCTTGGCAATCAGTTGGAAGGAGTGCGATTGGTTGATGAGGGTCTGCGAGCAAGATTTAAGGCTGCCTACCCAGACGTTGTGGTGCAGCCCTCATCTCCTCCCCGGGCTTCCGCAATGGAAATAGACTCCACTGCTTCTCAAATGAGAAGTCCTTTTTCAGTGACAGAATCCAAGTCTATGGCCACACAGTTTGCAGACCGTGCAGCTCCAGAAACAGTCTATACTTCTGAAGAAAAGCCGATGGCATTAGATGCTGTTATGGCTGGCTGA